One stretch of Miscanthus floridulus cultivar M001 chromosome 18, ASM1932011v1, whole genome shotgun sequence DNA includes these proteins:
- the LOC136520386 gene encoding LOW QUALITY PROTEIN: delta(24)-sterol reductase-like (The sequence of the model RefSeq protein was modified relative to this genomic sequence to represent the inferred CDS: deleted 2 bases in 2 codons) yields MADVHEPLVRRKRKKVLVDYLVQFRWILVIFVVLPISSLIYFNIFLGDMWSAMKSEKKRQKQHDENVQKVVKRLKQRNPKKDGLVCTARKPWIAVGMRNVDYKRARHFEIDLSSFRNILEIDKERMVAKVEPLVNMGQISRATCPMNLALAVIAELDDLTVGGLINGYGIEGSSHLYGLFSDTVVAMEVVLADGRVVRATKDNEYSDLFYGIPWSQGTLGFLVSAEIKLIPIKEYMKLTYIPVKGSLKEIAQAYADSFAPRDGDPAKVPDFVEGMVYTESEGVMMTGVYASKEEAKKKGNKINCVGWWFKPWFYQHAQTALKRGEFVEYIPTREYYHRHTRCLYWEGKLILPFGDQFWFRFLLGWLMPPKVSLLKATQGEAIRNYYHDNHVIQDMLVPLYKVGDALEFVHREMEVYPLWLCPHRLYKLPVKTMVYPEPGFEHQHRQGDTSYAQMFTDVGVYYAPAAVLRGEEFNGAEAVHRLEQWLIENHSYQPQYAVSELNEKDFWRMFDASHYEHCRRKYGAVGTFMSVYYKSKKGRKTEKEVQEAEAAILEPAYADEA; encoded by the exons ATGGCGGACGTGCATGAACCTTTGGTGCGCCGCAAGAGGAAGAAGGTTTTGGTGGACTACTTGGTGCAGTTCCGATGGATCCTTGTGATCTTCGTGGTCCTTCCTATTTCATCTCTGAtctacttcaatatctttctgggCGACATGTGGTCTGCCATGAAGTCAGAGAAGAAGCGCCAGAAGCAACACGATGAGAATGTGCAGAAGGTTGTGAAGCGGCTCAAGCAGAGGAACCCAAAGAAGGATGGTCTTGTTTGCACA GCCAGGAAGCCCTGGATTGCTGTTGGCATGCGCAATGTGGACTACAAGCGTGCGAGGCATTTTGAGATTGACCTTTCTTCCTTCAGGAACATCCTTGAGATTGACAAAGAGAGGATGGTTGCCAAGGTTGAGCCCCTTGTAAACATGGGTCAGATAAGCAGAGCTACCTGCCCAATGAACCTCGCCCTTGCAGTCATCGCTGAGCTTGACGACCTCACTGTTGGTGGGCTCATCAATGGCTATGGAATTGAGGGGAGCTCTCACCTCTATGGCCTTTTCTCTGACACGGTTGTTGCAATGGAAGTTGTTCTTGCAGATGGCCGGGTTGTTAGGGCCACCAAGGATAATGAGTACTCTGACCTTTTCTATGGCATTCCCTGGTCCCAGGGAACACTTGGGTTCCTTGTCTCTGCTGAGATCAAGCTGATTCCCATCAAGGAGTACATGAAGCTCACCTACATTCCAGTGAAAGGGAGTCTGAAGGAAATCGCGCAGGCCTATGCTGATTCTTTCGCGCCAAGAGATGGTGACCCAGCAAAGGTCCCTGACTTTGTTGAAGGAATGGTGTACACAGAAAGCGAGGGTGTCATGATGACTGGTGTGTATGCTTCGAAAGAAGAGGCGAAGAAGAAGGGCAACAAGATCAACTGCGTGGGGTGGTGGTTTAAGCCCTGGTTCTACCAGCATGCTCAGACAGCGCTCAAGAGGGGCGAGTTTGTGGAGTACATCCCAACAAGAGAGTACTACCACCGCCACACCCGGTGCCTGTACTGGGAGGGAAAGCTGATCCTGCCATTCGGTGATCAGTTCTGGTTCAGGTTCCTGCTGGGTTGGCTCATGCCACCAAAGGTGTCTCTTCTGAAGGCGACTCAGGGTGAGGCTATCAGGAACTACTACCATGACAACCATGTGATCCAGGACATGCTGGTGCCGCTGTACAAGGTTGGAGATGCTCTCGAGTTCGTGCACCGCGAGATGGAG GTGTATCCTCTGTGGCTGTGCCCTCACCGCCTGTACAAGCTGCCCGTGAAGACGATGGTGTACCCTGAGCCTGGGTTCGAGCACCAGCACAGGCAGGGCGACACAAGCTACGCACAGATGTTCACGGACGTGGGCGTGTACTACGCTCCTGCTGCGGTCCTAAGGGGAGAGGAGTTCAATGGCGCGGAGGCGGTGCACAGGCTGGAGCAGTGGCTGATCGAGAACCACAGCTACCAGCCACAGTACGCGGTGTCGGAGCTGAATGAGAAGGACTTCTGGCGCATGTTCGACGCGTCCCACTATGAGCACTGCCGGCGCAAGTATGGGGCGGTGGGCACGTTCATGAGCGTGTACTACAAGTCGAAGAAGGGGCGCAAGACGGAGAAGGAGGTGCAGGAGGCGGAGGCA GCCATCCTGGAGCCGGCCTACGCGGACGAGGCCTAA
- the LOC136519845 gene encoding gibberellin-regulated protein 8-like, protein MMKQHQQLLLLSLMFLVAVAAAAVAADPQPRPQQVQHQQQQPQMRMRMRMSSRARSLLQAPKPDCPSSCSVRCGNNWNNEMCNKMCNVCCNKCGCVPPGTGQETRHLCPCYDTMVNPHNPHKLKCP, encoded by the exons ATGATGaagcagcatcagcagctcctCCTCCTTTCTCTAATGTTTCTCGTTGCTGTCGCAGCAGCCGCTGTTGCTGCCGATCCACAGCCAAGGCCACAACAG GtgcagcaccagcagcagcaaccacagatgaggatgaggatgaggatgagcagCAGGGCCAGATCCCTGCTTCAGGCGCCAAAACCAG ACTGCCCGTCCAGCTGCTCCGTTCGCTGCGGCAACAACTGGAACAACGAGATGTGCAACAAGATGTGCAACGTCTGCTGCAACAAGTGCGGCTGCGTGCCACCGGGGACCGGGCAGGAAACCCGCCACCTTTGCCCCTGCTACGACACCATGGTCAATCCACACAATCCACACAAGCTCAAGTGCCCGTGA
- the LOC136519844 gene encoding uncharacterized protein has translation MSCALEVIDTRLQTTSHIQCSRSFDQNIGRRFSKGHLIQKPVAVCPENSDTSSATLPLGHDSDWKQAPFLSDTQEVNKVISSSGALGTECLELLSAQPRILCCLGQPNERNMHDQVDSSKPVSNGNTHGGSTLRQSRQRKNVCNSSTAVPPCHVAAKYSRPVATTLSLRSDSDILHNDDKLSQRSSRKRGKQCKRTIRKRLNLASETTFEESTYGASPVEVVPTNLLVDKLSETTPSASSLVKNDGQYNKDYVECGIMLNLATLGTDEMDGSGCAGSSYNIAGGRLSSSCAPYLNDESNTIDSLEFDGSTFTEHGLGEESNSYQKLTCAHVYNPSHATTDSIFSRWNNDNSGNYSVDVEATIKDENGHDHSKPGASTGLSNMRVECQLIGSHLSATHAEDTNDHLGIRSYSKDVTDSCSNTERVQCSSQACSSKASLQFSSGRRNIKSSKTPSYIDLTVSNRVRGSNRHKNNGKDSSAVWQKVERNDKMISKAGHLSNSSIHDKGAHEVGKKGVQEDPTRIRAKCNQNRKMCKQDSSNGTVELEPTKEEDALNSCHTFSVPVYKKQAPFLRQQRSSSSKQGSQSSKNYYAPRIGIPKVPKDYLQQEELPMLVLVHAKNTSDRSTSYSSSADEVGLTGVGSNYPTEGNEGSQPGIEIAASVSCNLVPDLAPQAASDDSHVSDPHSLCPENKGVSTSRSSKNLCTDPFVAETKEAQCVKLLTENNSQECCKWYSGAGHLSHKWIPVGKKETCNGIYLDVSANGEDSNLPSERTYKLNSSEHVDLKFQADNATETEYSKMKEAISYVYTAQQQVEDIQLRIGGRPIADLENFVYSASPIVHCSPCPAGCKSYLQECVKDGLCLHQTPDITLRTVWQWYEEPSCYGLDVKAQDLRRPKGLWNSHCQFTTYFVPYLSAVQLFSQPKRTSGGSIDKESIHRNVTCETSPDLNLPPIFAKLFPKQSNPVNKSSTLHTEDDQQTADGELIFEFFESEQPYSRQQLFDKVNELIAGVKPSKCQISGDPKNLEVSLHDLHPASWYCVAWYPIYRIPDGKFQAAFLTYHSLGHWIHQSSSADGAVVLPVIGLQSYNAKAEWWFEMRKSDSEGAESAEPQSSEASQILKERLHTLNESAAVMSRASVLKNGQMSRNRHPDFEFFLSRS, from the exons ATGTCGTGTGCACTTGAAGTAATCGACACAAGGTTACAGACCACGTCACATATTCAGTGCAGCAGATCATTCGACCAAAATATTGGAAGACGCTTTTCAAAG GGCCATCTGATACAAAAACCTGTTGCTGTTTGTCCTGAGAACAG TGACACCTCATCAGCTACACTTCCGCTTGGGCACGATTCAGATTGGAAACAGGCACCATTTTTGTCTGACACTCAAGAGGTCAACAAGGTAATCTCGTCATCAGGAGCTCTTGGTACAGAGTGCCTTGAGCTATTATCTGCACAGCCAAGAATACTGTGTTGCTTAGGCCAGCCGAATGAAAGGAACATGCATGATCAGGTTGATTCATCTAAACCAGTTTCCAATGGAAACACACATGGAGGAAGCACCTTAAGGCAATCTCGGCAAAGGAAAAACGTTTGTAATTCATCGACGGCAGTCCCTCCCTGCCATGTAGCTGCAAAGTACTCCAGGCCTGTCGCTACTACTCTGAGTCTGAGATCTGATTCTGATATTTTGCACAATGATGACAAGCTTTCACAAAGGAGTTCTAGAAAGAGAGGAAAACAGTGCAAGCGAACAATCCGCAAAAGGCTGAATTTGGCATCAGAAACCACTTTTGAAGAGAGTACTTATGGCGCTTCTCCTGTGGAGGTAGTTCCGACCAATTTACTGGTTGATAAGTTGTCAGAGACCACACCCTCTGCTAGCTCGTTGGTTAAAAATGATGGTCAGTACAACAAGGACTATGTGGAATGTGGTATTATGTTGAATTTAGCTACATTGGGAACTGATGAGATGGATGGTTCTGGATGTGCTGGTTCATCTTATAATATCGCAGGAGGGAGATTAAGCTCCAGCTGTGCTCCTTACTTGAATGATGAATCAAATACGATCGATTCTTTAGAATTTGATGGATCCACTTTCACTGAACATGGCTTGGGAGAAGAAAGCAATAGCTACCAGAAGTTAACATGTGCCCATGTTTATAACCCCAGTCATGCAACCACGGATTCCATCTTTAGTAGGTGGAACAATGACAACAGTGGGAACTACAGTGTCGATGTTGAGGCTACCATCAAAGATGAAAATGGACATGACCATTCAAAACCAGGGGCCTCCACAGGGCTGAGCAATATGAGGGTGGAATGCCAGTTGATAGGGTCACATCTTAGTGCTACTCATGCTGAAGATACAAATGATCATCTAGGAATCAGATCATACTCTAAGGATGTTACTGATAGTTGTAGCAATACTGAAAGGGTTCAGTGCAGCAGTCAGGCATGCAGCAGCAAGGCCTCTCTTCAATTTAGTTCAGGGAGGAGGAACATAAAATCAAGTAAAACACCAAGCTACATTGATTTGACTGTGTCTAACAGAGTGAGAGGTTCCAATAGGCACAAGAACAATGGAAAAGATAGTTCAGCAGTGTGGCAGAAGGTAGAAAGAAATGACAAGATGATATCTAAAGCaggacatttgagcaattcatctATTCATGATAAGGGTGCACATGAAGTTGGTAAGAAGGGTGTACAGGAAGATCCAACAAGAATTCGGGCAAAATGTAATCAGAATAGGAAAATGTGCAAACAGGATTCCTCAAATGGGACAGTTGAACTGGAGCCTACCAAAGAAGAAGATGCATTGAACTCCTGCCATACATTTTCTGTACCTGTCTACAAGAAGCAGGCACCCTTTCTACGCCAGCAAAGAAGCTCTTCTTCGAAACAAGGTTCTCAGTCATCGAAAAACTACTATGCTCCTAGGATTGGTATCCCCAAGGTGCCAAAGGATTACTTGCAGCAAGAAGAATTGCCTATGTTGGTGCTAGTTCATGCCAAGAACACCAGTGATAGATCAACCTCGTATTCAAGTTCAGCTGATGAAGTTGGTCTAACTGGAGTTGGCAGCAACTACCCAACTGAGGGAAATGAGGGTTCACAACCTGGTATTGAGATAGCAGCATCAGTATCTTGCAACTTGGTTCCAGATTTGGCCCCACAAGCTGCTTCTGATGATTCCCACGTATCAGATCCTCACTCTTTATGTCCTGAAAACAAGGGTGTATCCACTAGTCGGAGCTCCAAGAACCTGTGCACTGATCCTTTTGTTGCAGAAACAAAGGAAGCTCAATGTGTGAAGTTACTAACAGAGAATAATTCTCAAGAATGCTGTAAGTGGTATTCTGGTGCTGGACACTTGTCACATAAGTGGATTCCTGTTGGTAAGAAGGAAACTTGCAATGGGATCTATTTGGATGTCTCAGCTAATGGTGAGGACAGCAACTTACCTAGTGAAAGGACTTATAAACTGAACTCGTCTGAACATGTTGATTTGAAATTCCAAGCAGATAATGCAACTGAGACTGAATACAGCAAGATGAAAGAGGCTATTAGTTATGTTTACACAGCACAGCAGCAAGTCGAAGATATCCAACTTCGCATTGGTGGTAGGCCTATTGCTGATTTGGAAAATTTTGTTTACTCTGCTTCTCCAATTGTGCACTGCAGCCCTTGCCCTGCTGGCTGTAAATCTTACCTGCAAGAATGTGTGAAGGATGGCTTATGTTTACATCAGACTCCAGATATCACTCTAAGAACTGTCTGGCAGTGGTACGAAGAGCCTAGCTGCTATGGTTTGGATGTAAAGGCACAAGATCTCCGGAGGCCAAAAGGCTTGTGGAATAGTCATTGTCAGTTTACAACGTATTTTGTACCATATCTATCTGCTGTTCAACTCTTCAGTCAACCTAAAAGAACCAGTGGTGGAAGCATTGATAAGGAGTCAATCCATAGGAATGTGACATGTGAAACATCTCCAGACCTGAACCTGCCCCCAATATTTGCAAAGCTTTTTCCAAAACAATCTAATCCAGTAAACAAATCATCTACTCTGCATACTGAAGATGATCAGCAGACAGCAGATGGGGAGCTGATATTTGAATTTTTTGAATCTGAACAACCATACTCGCGGCAACAGTTATTTGACAA GGTAAATGAGCTGATTGCTGGTGTGAAACCATCGAAATGCCAAATATCTGGAGACCCAAAGAATTTGGAGGTCAGCCTGCATGATCTCCATCCAGCCTCTTG GTATTGTGTTGCATGGTATCCCATATACCGGATACCTGATGGAAAATTTCAGGCCGCATTCTTGACATATCATTCTCTTGGGCACTGGATTCATCAGAGCAGCTCAGCAGACGGGGCTGTTGTTTTGCCAGTCATAGGCCTGCAGTCTTACAATGCCAAG GCAGAGTGGTGGTTTGAGATGAGGAAATCCGATTCTGAAGGTGCCGAGTCAGCAGAGCCGCAGTCCAGTGAAGCATCCCAGATTCTGAAGGAGAGATTGCACACGCTGAATGAGTCTGCGGCGGTGATGTCCAGGGCCAGCGTGCTGAAGAATGGGCAGATGAGTAGAAACAGGCACCCAGACTTCGAGTTCTTCCTCTCCCGGAGCTGA